The Rhodopirellula bahusiensis genome segment AAGTGGACCTATCAGGGCACGCTTCTGGCTGCTTGAGGATCTGGTGAAAATGAGGTCATCAAGCGGCACAAAATCGTTCCGGAGGCACTAGAAGGCTCCCCGACAGGCTTGGCCGAATCGAGTTCACAATACAGTTACGGACTGCTCATTCGCTTTTGGTTGCTCTCCACCCTTTCTGTTGAAAACGCAGTTACCATCAGCTACGGGGCGGTAACGAATTCCCCGATCAGGACTTTCACCTGACAATTCAATCGCCTTTGCAGGCGCACTAGCTCGGTGGTCCCCCACCGAGTCGAGCGCAACCTCACTTGCATCCCCGGTGAAGTCCACCGTACGACGGGCTGCTACCCCACACTCCTCCGCGAAGTCCAAAGCAAGCCAAGTTTTCCGCAACCTGCCCGTGGTCCTCGTGATATCCTAAGATCACGTCGCCGGGCGCCTTTTTTGCGCGAACACGGCTGGCCACGCTTTTCTGTCGACGAAGGAATTCACCATGAGCCGGACGATGCAAGATTTCACCGATTTGCTGCTCCAACAGGGCGTCATCAGTCTCGATCAGCTGTCCGAAGCCGAAGAAGTCGCCAAAAACACCGGTGCGGACATCGGCGACGTCTTGATCAAAATGGAATACGCCAGCCCCGAAGAAGTCGGGATGGCCTTGGCGAAGTTCCACAAAATCCCCTTTGTCGACCTTCGAAGCGAGCGGATCAGCGAAACCGTCATCGAATTGGTGCCCGAATCGGTCGCTCGAGAAAACACGGTGCTGCCGTTCAAAGAAGAGGACGGCGCCCTGACAATCCTGATCGCCGACCCATTTGACCTCGAAACGGTCGAAAAGCTGCGGTTCATTCTCAACCGGAAAATCGAAACCGCCCTGGCCCCCAAAGAAGCCATCAACGGGGCGATCAACCAGTATTACGGTCAGGTCGAAGGTGAATCGGCTGACTCGATGCTGCAGGAGTTCACCGACACGGCCATCGACTTCACCGAAACCGAATCGGACGCTGGCGGGGGGGAGGAAACGGTCGACGACAATTCGGCTCCCGTCATCCGGCTGGTCAATCTGATGATCGCCGAAGCCGTCCAGTTGCGGGCCAGCGACATTCACGTCGAACCGTTTGAAGATCGTGTTCGAATCCGTTATCGAATTGACGGCGTTTGCGTCGAGCGGGAAGCAGCCCCCCGGCGGATGCTTTCGGCCATCATCGCCCGGATCAAGATCCTCTCGAAGATCGACATCAGCGAGAAGCGACGCCCCACGGACGGGCGGATCAAAATCACGGTGGGGGACAAGCAGCTCGATTTGCGGGTCAGCATCATCCCCACCAACCACGGCCAGTCCTGCGTGATGCGGCTGCTGGACAAGGACAACATCAAAGTTGGTACCCGCCAACTCGGTTTGTCCGAGCGTGACTTCCGGAACTTCAACTCACTCATTCGCCGTCCCAACGGAATCGTGTTGGTGACCGGACCGACGGGGTCCGGGAAGACCACCACGCTGTACGCTTCGCTCAACGCGTTGAACCGACCCGACCGAAAGATCATCACCGCGGAAGACCCCGTCGAGTACTACTTGCCCGGTATCAACCAAGTCGAAGTGAAACACAACATCGGCCTCGACTTCGCACGCATCATTCGAGCGATGCTGCGGCAGGCACCCAACATCATTCTCGTCGGCGAAATGCGAGATCATGAGACCGCATCGATGGGAATCCAGGCCTCACTGACTGGACACTTGGTTTTCAGTACCCTACACACGAACGATGCGCCCAGTGCCATATCACGGATGGTGGACATTGGTGTACCGTCCTATATGGTGGCAAGCTCCGTCATCGCGGTGCTGGCTCAGCGTTTGGTGCGGACAATTTGTCCCCGTTGCAAGGTTCGATATCAGCCACCGCAGAGCGTTATTGAGGACTCGGAGATCCCGCCGGAGATGCTCGCTCAAGCCGAGTTCTGCAAGGGCAAGGGCTGCACATATTGCGGGCGTTCCGGCTATCGCGGCCGGATCGGTATCTACGAGTTGATGCTGATCAACAACAAGCTTCGCGAATTGATGTTCAAAGGGACGACCACCAAAACCATTCGCGAAGAGGCCATAAAGAACGGTATGTCAACGCTTTACGCCGATGGAATGCTCAAAGTGATTCGCGGAATCACGACCTTCGACGAGGTCTACCGAGTGGCCAAGAAGACCGAGCAGGAAGCGTTGGCACTCAGTCACATCGCGAAGGAACTGTCGTCGCTGTAAAGCACGGCGGTCGCGTGGTCTGGCTGGCTCGTTTGTTCTCGCGATAGCACGAGGATGCTTGGACTCGGTGGCGCTGAGTGGTGTTTGCTTGCCATTCCGCTCCGACGCCGGTGGCGAAGCTTTTCTCGCCGGCGGGTTGGTTTCGATTGCCCTGGATGGGGAGGGTCGGTGCCCATTCCGCGTACACAACGCGAATTTCTTTGCCTTTGACGCTGTTTCACGCATAATGACACCGTCTGGCACGGGAAATCACGTGTTGGGCGACTCATCTGGGACACACTGTCCCGTTGCCGAACGATCTGGCGGGATGCCGGTTGCTCTGGCGTGGTTCGTTCTCGTCTTTTCTCGCGAATCACCTGGGGAGTGGCCGGTCTGAACGCCGGTTGGACTGGCCGTTTGAGTCGCCAGTGAAATCCGACCAGACAGACGGCCCCTAATTCTCCTCTTCACGCCCTCCCACCCATTGTCAGGCGTTTTCCATGGCCACCGTGCTGATCGACAAACTGCTGCAAGCTGCTGTGAAGCAGGGCGTGAGCGATATCCACATTGTCGTGGGTCAGCCACCTGTGTTTCGTTTGCACGGCCGAATGCGGAAGTTGGAAACGAAGACGTTGGAAGGCGAAGACTCCGTCGCGTTGATGAAATCGATCACGCCGGAACGTTGTCAGCGTGAATTGCAGGAGACAGGTTCGACCGACTTTGGGTTCGCGTTTGGCGATCTGGCCCGTTTCCGAGTCTCGGTCTTCAAGCAACGTGGCTTCATCTCGATGGTGCTGCGTCAGATCCCCAATGACAAATTGACACCCGAGCAACTTGGTTTGCCCGAGGCTGTTGTCAAAATGGTTCACCGCCCGCGTGGGTTGTTCCTCGTAACGGGCCCAACGGGTTCGGGGAAATCGACGACGCTGGCATCGCTGATCAACTTGCTCAACGAGACCATTGACCACCACATCATCACGATCGAAGACCCGATCGAGTTTTATCACGAACACAAAGAGTCGACGATCAATCAGCGGGAAGTCGGCGTCGACGTGCCGAGTTTCTCCGAAGCGATTCGTCGTGCATTGCGGCAAGACCCCGACGTGATTCTGGTCGGTGAGCTTCGTGACCTCGAGACGATCGAGGCGGCCATCAGTGCTGCTGAAACGGGTCACGTCGTGTTTGGAACGCTGCACACGAACAGTGCTCAAGGCACCGTCAACCGGATCATCGATGCGTTCCCGGGAAACTTGCAGGACCAAATTCGGACCCAGCTCGCTTCGACGTTGATCGGCGTGGTCGCTCAGACGCTGCTGCCGAAGATCGGTGGTGGTCGATGTGCCGCTTACGAAGTGCTGAACGTCACTCCGGGGATCGCCAACCTGATCCGCGAAAACAAAACGTTCCGGATCAACTCGTCGATGCAGACGGGTGCCAAGTTCGGCATGCAGTTGATGGATGACGCGTTGTTCAACCACTGGAAGGGCGACCGAGTCTCGGTGGAAGACGTGCTTGCAAAAGCCCACCGCCCCGATGACTTGGCCAAACGAATCGTTCAAGCAAGACAAGGTTTGGGGGACGACCCCGTTCCGATTAAAGAAGATTAGAAGTTGAAAAGGGCCACAGGACCACAGCAGCACAGTTTGTTGGGGTCGGTTGGCTCAACCGTTTCTTATTTTGTTTCCTGTGGCCTTGTGGCCCTGCGCCTCTTTCCAGCTCACTATCCATGGCCCCACGTCGCATCGGACAGATCCTCGTTGACCTCGGTTTCCTCACCGATGATCAATTGCAAATTGTGCTGGACGAACAAGAGCAGCAGCCTGGTGCGCTGTTCGGGAAAGTCGCCGAGGACATGCAGTTGGTCACGGACGAGCAGCTCATTCAGGCGCTCGCCGAGCAAATGGGCATGCAAACCGTTTCGCTGGAAGAGGCGAAGCTGGAACCGGAGGTGATGGAGAAGATCAGTGAAACGATGGCCCAGCTCTATCGTTGCGTTCCGATTCAGTTCGAAGGCAACACGCTGACCATCGCGACGTGTGACCCTCAGAACCTGAACATCCAAGATGAGTTGCGGACGTTCCTCGGTTTCGAGATCAAGATCTTGGTCGCGACCGAAGCGGATATCAACAAAACGATCACGAAGTACTACGACAGCGAAGCCGAAAGCGTCGAGAAGCTGGTCGCTGAACTGGCCGAAGACGAAGAGCTCAAAGCCGCCGCAAGTTTGTTGGACAACGAAAAGTTCAACATCACCGATGCGGAAGCCCTCGCCGACTCGGCTCCCGTGCGCAAGCTGCTCAACATGGTGTTGTTGCTGGCGATCAAGGACCACGCTTCGGACATTCACTTCGAGCCGTTTGAAGATGAGTTCCGCATCCGGATCAAATCCGAAGGCGTGCTCTATGAGATGGTCCCGCCGCCGCGTCACCTCGCGTTCGCAATCACGACTCGAATCAAGGTGATGGCCAACCTGGACATCGCCGAGCGTCGGATGCCACAGGATGGTCGGATCGAATTGATGGTCGGTGGTCACCCCGTCGACCTTCGGGTGTCGGTGCTGCCAACGATCTTTGGTGAGTCCACCGTCATGCGGGTGCTCGACCGATCGGTGGTCAACCTTTCGCTCGACAACGTCGGCATGGACGAAGACATGATGTCTCGTTTCCGCTCGGCGATCGACCGGCCCAACGGAATCGTCTTGGTCACCGGCCCGACGGGATCGGGCAAGACGACCACTTTGTATTCGACGTTGTCTGAACTCAATGAGATTTCCGAGAAGCTGATCACCACCGAAGACCCGGTGGAATATGACATCGATGGAATCATTCAGATCCCAATTGACTCCGACGCGGGGGTGACGTTTGCGTCTTGTTTGCGAGCGATTTTGCGGCAGGATCCGGACACGATTCTGGTCGGTGAAATTCGCGATTTGGAAACCGCCGAGATCTCAATTCAGGCGGCGCTTACCGGTCACTTGGTGTTCAGCACTTTGCACACAAACGATTCGCCCAGCACGGTCACTCGGTTGACCGACATGGGGATTCAACCCTTCATGATTTGCGCGACCGTCGAAGCCATCTTGGCTCAGCGACTTGTTCGCCGGATCTGCACTGGTTGCCGCGAGAAGACCCGCGTCAGCAGCGATCTGTTGATGGAACTCGGGATGAGTCGCGAAGAGATCGAAGCGACCGACTACTTCAAAGGCGTTGGTTGCGAGAAATGCAACAACACAGGGTACAAAGGTCGGATCGCATTGTTTGAGTTGATGATTCTCAACGACACGATTCGCGAAATGATCATGCAGAACGCCAGCACGGACGAACTGCGAGACCAAGCTCAAGGCGACGGGATGGTGATCCTCCGAGAGTTCGGAATGAGCCTGGCTCGCGACGGCATCACCACCCTCGACGAAATCGTCCGAGAGACAGTGGTTGATGGTTGATGCAGTGCGAAAGGGCCACAGCGTCACAGGACCACAGTGATTTAGGACGCAGGTAGATCGAAAAGAAGTAATCCGAGAGGCAAAGATTTAGGAGCGAATGGCGAGCACGTTTGAAGATTTGGAAGTTTGGAAACGAGGGTGCCGATTGGCCGTTTCTGTTTACGAACTCTTATCCGATTGCCGTGACTTTGGACTCAAGGATCAGATGCAGCGAAGTGCCGTCAGCGTTCCTTCCAACATTGCAGAAGGTTATGAGCGAACACCCAAAGACTTTATTCGGTTCCTCGTCATCGCCAAAGGCTCCTGTGCCGAACTTCGAACTCAACTCTACATCGCAACTCGAGTCAAATTGATGTCCACGCAGCAGTCCGAATCGCTCATCGATGAAACAAAGCAGATATCGAGAATGTTGCAGGCACTGATCAGCAACCGTCAGCAACAACTCACAAAGCAGTGAGTGCCACCACGAAATTCAAACGCTTTGCGTGAACAACCAATGAATCCAACTCCAAATGAAGAAGCTAGAAGCTAACCGCTAGTAGCTTTACAAAAACCAAGCCTGTGGCCCTGTGATCCTGCGGCCCTTTTCACTTGAAGAAGCAATCCCATGCCGACTTATACCTTTGAAGCGATGGACGCGACCGGACAAGAGATCCGGGACGAAATCGATGCGGCCAACGAGGACGAAGCCCAAACCACCATCCGTCAGATGGGCTACTTCGTCACCAAAATCGCGGTCAAGAAACAAGCGGCCGGTTCCGCCGCGGCCGGGGGTGGCAAGAAACGCCCCTTCGCCATGGGCGGTGCCAAGACCAAGCACATTTGCGCGTTCACACGTCAGTTGTCGATCTTGCAAGACGCCGGTCTACCGATTTTGCGCAGTCTGAAGATTCTGGAAGGCAACCAGAAACCCGGTAAGCTCAAGAACGCCTTGATGGACGTTTGCGACGAGATCGAAGGTGGGTCGACGCTGTCCGAAGCGATGGCGAAGTGCCCCAAGGTCTTCAGCCGTCTGTACGTCAACATGATCAAAGCCGGTGAGGCCGGCGGTGCGTTGGAAACGATCCTCAATCGTTTGGCTGACTTCCTCGAGTCGGCTGAATCGCTCAAGCGAAAGGTCAAAGGGGCGTTGATCTACCCGGTCATCGTGGTCTTGGTCGCGACGTTGATCCTGACGTTCATCATGCTGTTCATCGTGCCGACGTTCGAAAAGATGTTCGACGAGTTCGGTTTGGATCTGCCAGCACCCACGGTGTTGTTGATCGCGATGAGCAATTACATCGCCGGGTATTGGTTCCTGCTGATCTTGATGCCGGTGTGTGCATTGATCCTGGTCAAATTGATGAGGAAGTTCAAACAGGGGCGAATTGGGTTCGACATGTTCATCATCCGCGTGCCCATTTTCGGCACGTTGATCGAAAAGAACATTCTGGCTCGGACAACGCGGACGCTCGGGACATTGATCAGTTCCGGTGTGCCGATTTTGGAAGCCCTCAACATCACGCGAGAGACGGCAGGCAACGCCATGTTCGAGCGAATGTTCACCGGGGTCAGCAACCAAATCCGCGAAGGGGAAGTGATCAGCAAGCCATTGAAGGAATACTCGGTGTTGGGTTTCCACCCGATGACCGCCGTGTTCTGGGCTTTGTTTGGATCGTTCCCCGGCATCATGGTCATGAGCGTGGCGTTAACCGCGAAGGGCGGCAAGCTCGATGACGGCACCATGGTCGAGATGCTGACGTTCATGTCCAGCTACATGATCATCGGTGGTGCCGTGCTGTGTGTCTTGTTTTACCTGACGAAGATCAAAGGCCGCGTGGTGGATGACCTCGTGGTGAACATGGTCGACGTCGGGGAAGAAACCGGCGAGCTCGACACGATGCTTTACAAGGTGGCCGACACCTACGACGAAGAAGTCCGGATCATGACCGACGCACTGACCGCGTTGATGGAGCCATTGATGATCGTGTTCCTCGGGGTCGCGGTCGGTTTCATCGTGATCAGTTTGTTCATGCCGTTGGTCGAGTTGATCTCGGGCTTGAGCTAAGCAGCCAAATTGAAACAGCCCGACCGGCGCGAGAGTGCCGGTCGGCCGACGAGACAAACCTTTTTCAACCTCATCCGCACCGCGTCGGTTTCACTCCATGAGTGGAACGGACAACCGCCAGCACCATTCCCCGTTCCGAGAGTAGCGATGAACGCTCGAACCAACCTCCAGCAGCACGCCCGCGTGGCACCCACCACCCGCTCCGCCTTCACCCTGGTGGAAATGCTGGTTGTGATTGGAATCATCGGCATCTTGTCGGCGATTCTTATCCCGGCCATCACAGGAGCGATCGGCACGGCTCGCGACACTGCGATCCGAATGGAAATCGATGTCATGGATCAAGCTTTGGCGGCCTACAACTTGAAGTACGGTGACTATCCGCCGGACTTCTATCAGTGGAAAGACGTTGAGCGTCACTTTCGGAAAGCGTTTCCAGACATCAACGACACTGAGTTGCGGATCCTCGCCCAGTTCACTCACGTGAATGATTCGTTGGCGCGTTGCGGTGGCAGTGGAGTTGCCG includes the following:
- a CDS encoding GspE/PulE family protein → MSRTMQDFTDLLLQQGVISLDQLSEAEEVAKNTGADIGDVLIKMEYASPEEVGMALAKFHKIPFVDLRSERISETVIELVPESVARENTVLPFKEEDGALTILIADPFDLETVEKLRFILNRKIETALAPKEAINGAINQYYGQVEGESADSMLQEFTDTAIDFTETESDAGGGEETVDDNSAPVIRLVNLMIAEAVQLRASDIHVEPFEDRVRIRYRIDGVCVEREAAPRRMLSAIIARIKILSKIDISEKRRPTDGRIKITVGDKQLDLRVSIIPTNHGQSCVMRLLDKDNIKVGTRQLGLSERDFRNFNSLIRRPNGIVLVTGPTGSGKTTTLYASLNALNRPDRKIITAEDPVEYYLPGINQVEVKHNIGLDFARIIRAMLRQAPNIILVGEMRDHETASMGIQASLTGHLVFSTLHTNDAPSAISRMVDIGVPSYMVASSVIAVLAQRLVRTICPRCKVRYQPPQSVIEDSEIPPEMLAQAEFCKGKGCTYCGRSGYRGRIGIYELMLINNKLRELMFKGTTTKTIREEAIKNGMSTLYADGMLKVIRGITTFDEVYRVAKKTEQEALALSHIAKELSSL
- a CDS encoding type IV pilus twitching motility protein PilT: MATVLIDKLLQAAVKQGVSDIHIVVGQPPVFRLHGRMRKLETKTLEGEDSVALMKSITPERCQRELQETGSTDFGFAFGDLARFRVSVFKQRGFISMVLRQIPNDKLTPEQLGLPEAVVKMVHRPRGLFLVTGPTGSGKSTTLASLINLLNETIDHHIITIEDPIEFYHEHKESTINQREVGVDVPSFSEAIRRALRQDPDVILVGELRDLETIEAAISAAETGHVVFGTLHTNSAQGTVNRIIDAFPGNLQDQIRTQLASTLIGVVAQTLLPKIGGGRCAAYEVLNVTPGIANLIRENKTFRINSSMQTGAKFGMQLMDDALFNHWKGDRVSVEDVLAKAHRPDDLAKRIVQARQGLGDDPVPIKED
- a CDS encoding GspE/PulE family protein; amino-acid sequence: MAPRRIGQILVDLGFLTDDQLQIVLDEQEQQPGALFGKVAEDMQLVTDEQLIQALAEQMGMQTVSLEEAKLEPEVMEKISETMAQLYRCVPIQFEGNTLTIATCDPQNLNIQDELRTFLGFEIKILVATEADINKTITKYYDSEAESVEKLVAELAEDEELKAAASLLDNEKFNITDAEALADSAPVRKLLNMVLLLAIKDHASDIHFEPFEDEFRIRIKSEGVLYEMVPPPRHLAFAITTRIKVMANLDIAERRMPQDGRIELMVGGHPVDLRVSVLPTIFGESTVMRVLDRSVVNLSLDNVGMDEDMMSRFRSAIDRPNGIVLVTGPTGSGKTTTLYSTLSELNEISEKLITTEDPVEYDIDGIIQIPIDSDAGVTFASCLRAILRQDPDTILVGEIRDLETAEISIQAALTGHLVFSTLHTNDSPSTVTRLTDMGIQPFMICATVEAILAQRLVRRICTGCREKTRVSSDLLMELGMSREEIEATDYFKGVGCEKCNNTGYKGRIALFELMILNDTIREMIMQNASTDELRDQAQGDGMVILREFGMSLARDGITTLDEIVRETVVDG
- a CDS encoding four helix bundle protein, with amino-acid sequence MASTFEDLEVWKRGCRLAVSVYELLSDCRDFGLKDQMQRSAVSVPSNIAEGYERTPKDFIRFLVIAKGSCAELRTQLYIATRVKLMSTQQSESLIDETKQISRMLQALISNRQQQLTKQ
- a CDS encoding type II secretion system F family protein is translated as MPTYTFEAMDATGQEIRDEIDAANEDEAQTTIRQMGYFVTKIAVKKQAAGSAAAGGGKKRPFAMGGAKTKHICAFTRQLSILQDAGLPILRSLKILEGNQKPGKLKNALMDVCDEIEGGSTLSEAMAKCPKVFSRLYVNMIKAGEAGGALETILNRLADFLESAESLKRKVKGALIYPVIVVLVATLILTFIMLFIVPTFEKMFDEFGLDLPAPTVLLIAMSNYIAGYWFLLILMPVCALILVKLMRKFKQGRIGFDMFIIRVPIFGTLIEKNILARTTRTLGTLISSGVPILEALNITRETAGNAMFERMFTGVSNQIREGEVISKPLKEYSVLGFHPMTAVFWALFGSFPGIMVMSVALTAKGGKLDDGTMVEMLTFMSSYMIIGGAVLCVLFYLTKIKGRVVDDLVVNMVDVGEETGELDTMLYKVADTYDEEVRIMTDALTALMEPLMIVFLGVAVGFIVISLFMPLVELISGLS